Proteins found in one Thermoanaerobacter uzonensis DSM 18761 genomic segment:
- a CDS encoding MFS transporter: MSQKHYNKWLILSAVVIGSIMGPIDGSIVNIAMPEFTKVFHTNITTVSWVSMTYLLVLSSMMMTFGRLGDMLGYKKLYQYGLLTFSISSAILSFSVNIYMLIIMRAFQAIGAGMLMSMTSAIITSVFPPNERGKALGINAMSISIGLAIGPTLGGFLLSNLGWQSIFYINVPIGIIGYIWAHIVVPDNKGVPEKFDPYGSISFFIFLASLLLFISEGGTWGWTSLSSIISLLTSVIFLIIFVIIENKVDFPMFDFSLLKIRSFTFGNISTLLNFMAQNTMTFLTPFLLQHLGFTTEKTGIIMTSFPLVMFIVAPLSGILADRYGAQILSTIGAVISATALFLMATLTEKSTMFTIMARLALFGVGNAIFQTPNNSAIMGSAPKNRLGVASAFLATMRNVGMVMGIAVGSAIFTNRLKAYQALKFSSNAAFMIAIKEAYITAGIFSFICAFTSLVRNNVKLIQGKD, from the coding sequence ATGTCACAAAAACATTACAACAAATGGTTAATTCTTTCTGCTGTCGTCATAGGCAGTATTATGGGACCAATTGATGGAAGTATTGTTAACATAGCAATGCCAGAATTTACAAAGGTCTTCCACACAAATATAACAACAGTAAGCTGGGTCTCCATGACATATTTATTAGTCTTAAGCAGTATGATGATGACTTTTGGTAGACTTGGTGATATGTTGGGTTATAAAAAACTGTATCAATACGGTCTTTTGACTTTTTCAATATCTTCTGCAATTTTGAGTTTTTCTGTAAATATATATATGTTGATAATTATGCGAGCTTTCCAAGCAATAGGAGCTGGCATGCTAATGTCAATGACATCAGCTATTATAACCTCTGTGTTTCCTCCAAACGAAAGAGGCAAAGCTCTTGGCATCAACGCTATGTCTATATCTATCGGACTTGCAATAGGTCCTACATTAGGGGGTTTTCTTTTATCAAATTTGGGTTGGCAGTCTATATTTTATATAAACGTTCCTATCGGCATAATAGGTTACATATGGGCTCATATCGTGGTACCTGACAACAAAGGAGTTCCTGAAAAATTCGATCCTTACGGATCTATTTCTTTCTTTATCTTTCTTGCAAGCCTCTTACTCTTTATATCAGAAGGTGGAACATGGGGTTGGACATCACTTTCAAGTATAATTTCATTATTGACATCAGTAATATTTTTAATAATCTTTGTAATTATAGAAAATAAAGTAGACTTTCCTATGTTTGACTTCTCTCTTTTAAAAATAAGGTCTTTTACTTTTGGAAACATAAGCACCCTGCTAAACTTTATGGCTCAAAACACAATGACTTTTTTAACCCCTTTCCTCCTTCAGCATTTAGGGTTTACCACTGAAAAAACAGGTATAATAATGACTTCTTTCCCCCTCGTTATGTTCATCGTAGCACCTTTAAGCGGGATTTTAGCTGACAGATACGGAGCTCAAATCCTCTCAACTATCGGCGCAGTAATTTCTGCAACAGCCCTTTTTCTTATGGCAACTTTAACAGAAAAATCCACTATGTTTACCATTATGGCCCGCCTTGCCCTTTTTGGCGTAGGAAATGCCATTTTTCAGACACCAAATAACAGTGCAATAATGGGAAGTGCGCCAAAAAATAGATTAGGTGTAGCATCTGCTTTTCTCGCAACAATGAGAAATGTAGGTATGGTGATGGGCATTGCAGTAGGAAGTGCTATATTTACAAACAGGTTAAAAGCCTACCAAGCTCTAAAATTTTCTTCCAATGCTGCCTTTATGATAGCTATTAAAGAAGCTTATATAACCGCCGGAATCTTTTCATTTATATGCGCTTTTACTTCTCTGGTGAGAAATAATGTTAAATTAATACAAGGAAAGGATTGA
- the ndk gene encoding nucleoside-diphosphate kinase, giving the protein METTLAIVKPDGVKRGLIGEILKRYENKGLRLKAAKVITPTIDLLEKHYEEHKGKPYYELLIQYMSSGPVFAMILEGENAVKIVRLLNGATKVEEALPGTIRGDFASNTTFNIIHGSDSIESAKREIALWFSELA; this is encoded by the coding sequence ATGGAAACCACTCTTGCTATAGTAAAACCCGACGGTGTCAAGAGAGGACTTATAGGAGAAATATTGAAAAGATATGAAAATAAAGGCTTAAGACTTAAAGCGGCAAAAGTAATAACTCCAACAATTGACCTTTTAGAAAAACACTACGAAGAGCATAAAGGTAAACCTTATTATGAGCTTTTAATACAGTATATGTCTTCCGGTCCTGTCTTCGCAATGATATTGGAGGGAGAAAACGCCGTAAAAATAGTTAGATTATTAAACGGTGCTACTAAAGTGGAAGAGGCCCTCCCTGGAACAATAAGAGGTGATTTTGCTTCTAATACTACTTTTAACATTATACACGGTTCAGATAGTATTGAATCTGCAAAAAGAGAAATAGCACTGTGGTTTTCTGAATTAGCATGA
- a CDS encoding lipid II flippase Amj family protein, whose product MIDIKRLMIVAFFTMVINLVDTLSYSIRPSGVRTRKLAVALSLFNIMAVISRLSNMVQAPFLGSIVDMAIKMDKVHLLQNDMRIVLFSATLGALIGAPLMPTFVSIFTVAINGMEGAGTVPKLILKGFKWSNLKKIKKKIVLPRLSMLKGVWNTNIPKTFLIYNVIITSIYTTGIISSLYAGAIIPEYRITASQLSGIVNGFATVLFTVVVDPVAALITDQALSGKRTQHDVDSMVVLLVFGKILGTLLAQLIFIPAAELILLVTKLIV is encoded by the coding sequence ATGATAGATATAAAAAGACTCATGATAGTAGCCTTCTTTACCATGGTCATAAATTTGGTTGATACGCTTTCTTATTCAATAAGACCTTCTGGGGTAAGAACTCGAAAGCTTGCTGTTGCTCTTTCACTTTTTAACATTATGGCTGTAATATCAAGATTATCAAATATGGTTCAAGCACCTTTCCTCGGCAGCATTGTAGATATGGCGATAAAAATGGACAAAGTACATCTCCTTCAAAATGATATGAGAATTGTGCTTTTCTCTGCTACATTAGGGGCATTGATAGGAGCACCCCTGATGCCTACTTTTGTGTCGATTTTTACTGTTGCCATAAATGGAATGGAAGGGGCTGGAACGGTCCCCAAGCTTATTCTAAAGGGATTTAAATGGAGTAATTTGAAAAAGATAAAGAAGAAGATTGTTTTGCCAAGGTTGTCTATGTTAAAAGGCGTGTGGAATACTAACATACCAAAAACATTTTTGATATATAACGTCATTATTACTTCTATTTACACTACAGGTATTATTTCTTCACTTTACGCCGGAGCCATTATTCCTGAGTATAGAATTACAGCCAGTCAGCTTTCGGGTATTGTAAACGGGTTTGCGACTGTATTATTCACCGTTGTAGTGGACCCTGTGGCGGCTCTTATAACTGACCAGGCCTTAAGCGGTAAGAGGACTCAACATGATGTGGATAGTATGGTAGTACTTCTTGTGTTTGGAAAAATTTTGGGTACTTTGCTGGCTCAGCTTATATTTATACCAGCTGCAGAGTTGATATTGCTTGTTACAAAATTGATAGTTTAA